Proteins encoded within one genomic window of Amycolatopsis nigrescens CSC17Ta-90:
- a CDS encoding aldehyde dehydrogenase family protein, which produces MSTFTVINPATEEVVQTVPLTSAEETDAAIARARAALPSWRAVAPGDRARLLRRFADAVDADLENLARLEVVNSGHTIGNARWEAGNVRDLLNYYSAAPERLVGKQIPVQGGVNITFQEPLGVVGVIVPWNFPMPIAAWGFAPALAAGNTVLLKPAELTPLTAIRIAELAREAGIPEDVFQVLPGKGSVVGQRFVTHPAVRKVVFTGSTEVGKQIMAGCAAQVKRVTLELGGKNANIVFADADLEKAAATAPYGVFDNAGQDCCARSRILVEASAYDRFMELLEPAVRGVVVGDPGAEATEMGPLISAGHREKVTGYLPDGAPVAFRGSAPRGSGFWFPPTVVTPASAGDPLFTEEIFGPIVAVLPFTGEADAVAMANDTEYGLSGSIWTSDLGRALRVSRGVEAGNLSVNSHASVRYWTPFGGFKQSGLGRELGPDAVDAFTETKNVFLNAEL; this is translated from the coding sequence ATGAGTACTTTCACCGTGATCAACCCGGCCACCGAAGAGGTGGTCCAGACCGTTCCGCTGACCTCGGCGGAGGAGACCGACGCGGCGATCGCCCGCGCGCGGGCGGCGCTGCCGTCCTGGCGCGCGGTGGCGCCGGGTGACCGCGCGCGGCTGCTGCGGCGGTTCGCGGACGCGGTGGACGCCGACCTGGAGAACCTGGCACGGCTGGAGGTGGTCAACTCCGGGCACACCATCGGCAACGCGCGCTGGGAAGCCGGCAACGTCCGCGACCTGCTGAACTACTACTCGGCCGCTCCGGAGCGGCTGGTCGGCAAGCAGATCCCGGTCCAGGGCGGAGTGAACATCACCTTCCAGGAACCGCTGGGCGTGGTCGGCGTGATCGTGCCGTGGAACTTCCCGATGCCGATCGCGGCCTGGGGTTTCGCGCCCGCGCTGGCGGCCGGCAACACGGTGCTGCTCAAACCGGCCGAGTTGACCCCGCTGACCGCGATCCGGATCGCCGAGCTGGCCAGGGAAGCGGGCATCCCGGAGGATGTGTTCCAGGTGCTGCCGGGCAAGGGATCCGTTGTCGGGCAACGGTTCGTCACGCACCCGGCGGTGCGCAAGGTGGTCTTCACCGGCTCCACCGAGGTGGGCAAGCAGATCATGGCCGGCTGCGCGGCACAGGTGAAACGGGTGACCCTGGAGCTCGGCGGCAAGAACGCGAACATCGTGTTCGCGGACGCGGACCTGGAGAAGGCCGCGGCGACCGCGCCGTACGGGGTGTTCGACAACGCCGGCCAGGACTGCTGCGCGCGCTCGCGGATCCTGGTGGAGGCCAGCGCCTACGACCGGTTCATGGAGCTGCTGGAACCCGCGGTGCGGGGCGTGGTGGTGGGCGACCCCGGTGCCGAGGCCACCGAGATGGGGCCGCTGATCTCGGCGGGGCACCGGGAGAAGGTCACCGGCTACCTGCCGGACGGTGCGCCGGTCGCGTTCCGCGGCAGCGCGCCCCGCGGCAGCGGGTTCTGGTTCCCGCCGACCGTGGTCACCCCGGCCTCGGCCGGGGACCCGCTGTTCACCGAGGAGATCTTCGGGCCGATCGTGGCGGTGCTGCCGTTCACCGGGGAGGCGGACGCGGTGGCGATGGCCAACGACACCGAGTACGGCCTGTCCGGCTCCATCTGGACCTCCGACCTCGGCCGCGCGCTACGCGTTTCGCGCGGGGTGGAGGCGGGCAACCTGTCGGTCAACTCCCATGCTTCGGTGCGCTACTGGACACCGTTCGGCGGGTTCAAGCAGTCCGGGCTCGGCCGGGAGCTCGGCCCGGACGCCGTGGACGCGTTCACCGAGACCAAGAACGTGTTCCTCAATGCCGAACTCTGA
- a CDS encoding gamma-glutamyl-gamma-aminobutyrate hydrolase family protein, whose translation MVSNGSDRRPRIGLTTYVESTRFGVWETDAAVLHRPYVDCVVRAGGVPLLLPPVGDGHAELLSAVDGLVLVGGADIDPARYGREPHPKTVTRPDRDAFEFALLHAALADGKPVLGVCRGMEVLNVALGGTLTQHLPEVTGTVEHQPAPATFGTSRISLADGSLAARILGGRTDCRCYHHQAVERLGEGLRAVGWAQDGTVEAIELPGADFVLGVQWHPEQQADDVRLFAALVEASR comes from the coding sequence GTGGTTTCGAACGGCTCTGACCGGCGGCCCAGGATCGGGCTCACCACCTACGTCGAAAGCACCCGCTTCGGGGTGTGGGAGACCGACGCGGCGGTACTGCACCGGCCGTATGTGGACTGCGTGGTGCGAGCCGGCGGGGTGCCGCTGCTGCTGCCGCCGGTCGGCGACGGCCACGCCGAGCTGCTGTCCGCTGTGGACGGTCTGGTGCTGGTCGGCGGCGCGGACATCGACCCGGCCCGGTACGGGCGGGAGCCGCATCCGAAGACGGTCACCAGGCCGGACCGGGACGCCTTCGAGTTCGCGCTGCTGCACGCGGCGCTGGCCGATGGCAAGCCGGTGCTGGGCGTCTGCCGGGGGATGGAGGTGCTGAACGTGGCGCTCGGCGGCACGCTGACCCAGCACCTGCCCGAGGTCACCGGCACCGTGGAGCACCAGCCCGCTCCTGCCACCTTCGGCACCAGCCGGATCAGCCTGGCCGATGGCAGCTTGGCCGCGCGCATCCTCGGCGGGCGGACCGACTGCCGGTGCTACCACCACCAGGCGGTGGAGCGGCTCGGCGAGGGGCTGCGGGCGGTCGGCTGGGCGCAGGACGGCACCGTCGAAGCGATCGAACTGCCGGGCGCGGACTTCGTGCTCGGCGTGCAATGGCATCCCGAACAGCAGGCCGACGACGTGCGGCTGTTCGCGGCGCTGGTAGAGGCGAGCAGGTAG
- a CDS encoding glutamine synthetase family protein, which produces MLSLDQLRELVAAGTVDTVLVAITDMQGRLQGKRCDAEYFLNEVVPHATEACNYLLAVDVDMNTVDGYELSSWERGYGDFVLRPDFATLRRVPWQEGTALVIADVEWISGGAVPVSPRQVLRRQLDRLAERGLAAFVGTELEFIVFEDTYEQAWNRGYAGLTPANQYNVDYSMLGTGRIEPLLRRIRREMTGAGMYVESAKGECNPGQQEIAFRYTDALATCDNHSIYKTGAKEIAAQEGKSLTFMAKYNEREGNSCHIHVSLRSAEGEAVLAGDRPGGFSKLMEHFIAGQLACLREFTYFLAPNINSYKRFVPGSFAPTAVAWGTDNRTCALRVVGHGGSLRVENRVPGGDVNPYLAVAALIAAGLHGIEHELPLEPELSGNAYTSDKPTVPATLREAAGLLAGSERAMAAFGEDVVAHYLNAANVELTAYDAAVTDWERVRGFERL; this is translated from the coding sequence ATGCTCAGCCTGGACCAGCTGCGCGAGCTGGTGGCGGCGGGCACGGTGGACACCGTGCTGGTGGCCATCACGGACATGCAGGGCAGGCTGCAGGGCAAGCGATGCGACGCGGAGTACTTCCTGAACGAGGTCGTGCCGCACGCCACCGAAGCCTGCAACTACCTGCTCGCGGTCGACGTGGACATGAACACCGTGGACGGCTACGAGCTCTCCTCGTGGGAGCGCGGGTACGGCGATTTCGTGCTGCGGCCCGACTTCGCCACGCTGCGCCGGGTGCCGTGGCAGGAGGGCACCGCGCTGGTGATCGCCGACGTCGAGTGGATCTCCGGCGGCGCCGTGCCGGTTTCGCCGCGGCAGGTGCTGCGCCGTCAGCTGGACCGGCTCGCCGAACGCGGCCTGGCCGCCTTCGTCGGCACCGAGCTGGAGTTCATCGTCTTCGAAGACACCTACGAGCAGGCGTGGAATCGCGGCTACGCGGGACTGACCCCGGCGAACCAGTACAACGTGGACTACTCGATGCTCGGCACCGGCCGGATCGAGCCGCTGCTGCGCCGCATCCGCCGGGAGATGACCGGCGCCGGGATGTACGTGGAGTCGGCCAAGGGCGAGTGCAACCCCGGCCAGCAGGAGATCGCGTTCCGCTACACCGACGCGCTGGCCACCTGCGACAACCACAGCATCTACAAGACCGGGGCCAAGGAGATCGCCGCGCAGGAGGGCAAGAGCCTCACCTTCATGGCCAAGTACAACGAGCGCGAGGGCAACTCCTGCCACATCCACGTCAGCCTGCGCTCGGCCGAGGGGGAGGCGGTGCTCGCCGGTGACCGGCCGGGCGGGTTCTCGAAGCTGATGGAGCACTTCATCGCCGGCCAGCTCGCCTGCCTGCGCGAGTTCACCTACTTCCTGGCGCCGAACATCAACTCCTACAAGCGGTTCGTGCCGGGCAGCTTCGCGCCGACCGCGGTCGCCTGGGGCACCGACAACCGGACCTGTGCGCTGCGCGTGGTCGGGCACGGCGGGTCGCTGCGGGTGGAGAACCGGGTGCCCGGCGGGGACGTCAACCCCTATCTCGCGGTCGCCGCGCTGATCGCGGCCGGGCTGCACGGGATCGAGCACGAGCTGCCGCTGGAACCCGAGCTCTCCGGCAACGCCTACACCTCGGACAAGCCGACCGTGCCGGCCACCCTGCGCGAGGCGGCCGGGCTGCTCGCCGGCAGCGAACGGGCCATGGCCGCGTTCGGCGAAGACGTGGTGGCGCACTATCTGAACGCGGCGAACGTGGAGCTCACCGCGTACGACGCGGCGGTGACCGACTGGGAGCGGGTTCGTGGTTTCGAACGGCTCTGA
- the eat gene encoding ethanolamine permease, with protein sequence MVEYSKVDDNYLERRQLRRGAAGWLLLAGLGVSYVISGDFAGWNFGLDKGGWGGLLIATVLMAVMYACMVFGLAEMSSALPVAGAGYGFARRALGPLGGFATGVAILIEYSIAPAAISVFIGAYVETLGLFGLTNSWPVYLGCYLIFIGIHLRGVGEALRVMFVITAVAVLALIAFVAGMVPKFSAAKLFDIEPTGAFGASTFLPYGIAGVLAALVYGIWFFLAVEGVPLAAEEARDPRRDMPRGIIAAIGVLVVFAALILVLAPGGAGSKSIATSDNPLPAAVRAAYGGDNLLAQIVNYVGLAGLVASFFSIIYAYSRQLFALSRAGYLPKWMSRTGRRKTPYLALIVPGTVGFLLATFTKDGALLINIAVFGATVSYVLLNLSHIVLRVREPELERPYRTPGGVFTTGVALVLAVAAVVATFLVDIVAAAIMAGIFVAALAYFWFYSRHRLVASAPEEEFAAIERAESELSDG encoded by the coding sequence ATGGTCGAGTACAGCAAGGTCGACGATAACTATCTGGAGCGGCGGCAGCTCCGCCGAGGCGCCGCCGGCTGGCTGCTGCTGGCCGGGCTCGGCGTCTCCTACGTCATCTCCGGCGACTTCGCCGGCTGGAACTTCGGCCTGGACAAGGGCGGCTGGGGCGGCCTGCTGATCGCGACCGTGCTGATGGCGGTGATGTACGCCTGCATGGTGTTCGGCCTGGCCGAGATGTCCTCCGCGCTGCCGGTCGCCGGCGCCGGGTACGGCTTCGCCCGGCGCGCGCTCGGGCCGCTGGGCGGCTTCGCCACCGGGGTGGCGATCCTGATCGAGTACTCGATCGCGCCCGCCGCCATCTCGGTGTTCATCGGCGCCTACGTGGAAACGCTCGGGCTGTTCGGGCTGACCAACAGCTGGCCGGTCTACCTCGGCTGCTACCTGATCTTCATCGGCATCCACCTGCGCGGGGTCGGCGAGGCGCTGCGCGTGATGTTCGTGATCACCGCGGTCGCCGTGCTCGCGCTGATCGCGTTCGTGGCGGGCATGGTGCCGAAGTTCTCCGCCGCCAAGCTGTTCGACATCGAGCCGACCGGAGCGTTCGGCGCGAGCACCTTCCTGCCCTACGGCATCGCCGGGGTGCTGGCCGCGCTGGTATACGGGATCTGGTTCTTCCTGGCCGTGGAAGGGGTACCGCTGGCGGCCGAAGAGGCCCGCGACCCGCGCCGGGACATGCCGCGCGGCATCATCGCCGCGATCGGCGTGCTGGTCGTGTTCGCCGCGCTGATCCTGGTGCTGGCACCGGGCGGCGCCGGGTCGAAGTCGATCGCCACCTCGGACAACCCGCTGCCGGCCGCGGTCCGCGCCGCTTACGGCGGGGACAACCTGCTCGCCCAGATCGTGAACTACGTGGGCCTGGCCGGGCTGGTGGCCAGCTTCTTCTCGATCATCTACGCGTACTCGCGGCAGCTGTTCGCGTTGTCCAGGGCCGGTTATCTGCCGAAGTGGATGTCCAGGACCGGCCGGCGCAAGACCCCGTACCTGGCGCTGATCGTGCCCGGCACGGTCGGCTTCCTGCTCGCCACCTTCACCAAGGACGGCGCGCTGCTGATCAACATCGCGGTGTTCGGCGCGACCGTGTCCTATGTGCTGCTGAACCTTTCGCACATCGTGCTGCGCGTCCGCGAGCCGGAGCTGGAACGGCCGTACCGCACCCCGGGTGGCGTGTTCACCACGGGCGTCGCGCTGGTGCTCGCGGTGGCCGCGGTGGTCGCCACCTTCCTGGTGGACATCGTGGCCGCGGCGATCATGGCCGGGATCTTCGTCGCCGCGCTGGCCTACTTCTGGTTCTACAGCAGGCACCGGCTGGTCGCCTCGGCGCCGGAGGAGGAGTTCGCCGCGATCGAACGCGCGGAGTCCGAACTGTCCGACGGCTGA
- a CDS encoding Lrp/AsnC family transcriptional regulator — MDDIDRRLLALLQQDATQAYAVLGGAVGLSAGAVHERVRKLRERGVIRKTTVDVDPAALGLGVLAFVLIDADAWMGEQRTSSALAAIPEICEAHIVAGSASVLVKVRAASMEDLQAVLKRLFEVDGVTGTEAILSLETFFERPAPATSSAPSAPSAPSAPSVPTAPAVSQAPSIPVPAEPSGARTGA; from the coding sequence GTGGACGACATCGACCGGCGGCTGCTGGCGCTGCTGCAACAGGATGCGACCCAGGCCTACGCGGTACTCGGTGGCGCGGTCGGGCTTTCCGCCGGCGCGGTGCACGAGCGGGTGCGCAAACTCCGCGAGCGCGGGGTGATCAGGAAGACCACGGTGGACGTGGACCCGGCCGCGCTCGGCCTCGGCGTGCTCGCGTTCGTGCTGATCGACGCCGACGCGTGGATGGGCGAGCAGCGCACTTCCTCGGCGCTGGCGGCGATTCCGGAGATCTGCGAGGCGCATATCGTCGCCGGGTCGGCCTCGGTGCTGGTCAAGGTGCGCGCGGCCAGCATGGAAGACCTGCAGGCGGTGCTCAAGCGGCTGTTCGAGGTCGACGGTGTCACCGGGACCGAAGCCATCCTGTCACTGGAGACCTTCTTCGAACGCCCCGCACCCGCGACCTCTTCAGCGCCTTCAGCGCCTTCAGCGCCTTCAGCGCCTTCGGTGCCCACCGCACCCGCCGTGTCTCAAGCGCCTTCGATCCCGGTGCCGGCCGAACCGTCCGGGGCGCGAACGGGGGCCTGA
- a CDS encoding amidohydrolase family protein, with amino-acid sequence MTIGLPGDEIVDVWMQQPNQRFLDAPWWESLRRWSGEPSAVPPLGSTVHEMDKAGVGVGLLSAWHAPGGVLISNDEVAEVVRQHPDRFAGVAAVDLNDPVGAVREIRRCVRDLGFVGVRVVPWVWNLPPNDRRYYPVYVACVEEDVPFCTQIGHTGPLCPSEPGRPIPYLDEVLLDFPDLVVLGGHVGYPWMAEVLSLATKYPNFYVDTSAYALHRLPAELVEFLRGRGRGRVLFGTNYPMITASKALRRLDELGLDDEARELFLGGNARKLFALPTS; translated from the coding sequence ATGACGATCGGTCTGCCGGGCGACGAGATCGTCGACGTGTGGATGCAGCAACCGAACCAGCGCTTCCTCGACGCCCCGTGGTGGGAGTCGCTGCGGCGCTGGTCCGGCGAACCGTCCGCGGTGCCGCCGTTGGGCAGCACGGTGCACGAGATGGACAAGGCCGGGGTTGGCGTGGGGCTGCTCTCCGCCTGGCACGCCCCTGGCGGGGTGCTGATCTCCAACGACGAAGTGGCCGAGGTGGTGCGGCAGCACCCGGACCGGTTCGCCGGGGTGGCTGCGGTGGACCTGAACGATCCGGTCGGCGCCGTGCGCGAGATCCGCCGCTGCGTGCGGGACCTCGGTTTCGTCGGGGTGCGCGTGGTGCCCTGGGTGTGGAACCTGCCGCCGAACGACCGCCGCTACTACCCGGTGTATGTGGCCTGCGTCGAAGAAGATGTGCCGTTCTGCACCCAGATCGGGCACACCGGCCCGCTCTGCCCTTCGGAGCCGGGACGGCCGATCCCGTACCTGGACGAGGTGCTGCTGGACTTCCCGGACCTGGTCGTGCTCGGCGGCCATGTCGGCTACCCGTGGATGGCCGAGGTGCTTTCGCTGGCCACCAAGTACCCGAACTTCTACGTGGACACCTCGGCCTACGCACTGCACCGGTTGCCGGCCGAGCTCGTCGAGTTCCTCCGCGGCCGCGGGCGCGGGCGGGTGCTGTTCGGCACCAACTACCCGATGATCACCGCGTCCAAGGCGCTGCGCCGGCTGGACGAGCTCGGCCTCGACGACGAAGCCAGGGAGTTGTTCCTCGGCGGCAATGCCCGCAAATTATTCGCCCTGCCCACCTCCTGA
- a CDS encoding TetR/AcrR family transcriptional regulator, producing the protein MGRPPTHTADTFLDSAAALFAEQGARAVTMSAVARHSGAPSGSVYHRFPDRPALLSSLWVRTVSRFHQGFFVTLETEPATEAAIAAATHAVAWCREHPQEGHVLYAGKRAFSPEEWSGPAVKECAKLDDALEAVINGLLARLRPLAREDVLLALIDLPYAVVRRYLTVGRIPPKSSLDLVERTARKLLTGGSRPA; encoded by the coding sequence ATGGGCCGGCCACCGACGCACACCGCGGACACCTTCCTGGACTCCGCGGCCGCCCTCTTCGCCGAGCAGGGCGCCCGCGCGGTCACGATGTCCGCCGTCGCGCGCCATTCCGGCGCCCCCAGCGGTTCGGTCTACCACCGCTTCCCGGACCGCCCCGCCCTGCTCTCCTCGCTCTGGGTGCGCACGGTCAGCCGGTTCCACCAGGGTTTCTTCGTGACGCTGGAAACCGAACCAGCCACCGAAGCCGCCATCGCCGCGGCCACCCACGCGGTCGCCTGGTGCCGCGAGCACCCTCAGGAAGGGCACGTCCTCTACGCCGGGAAACGCGCCTTCAGCCCGGAGGAATGGTCCGGGCCCGCCGTCAAGGAATGCGCGAAACTCGACGACGCGCTGGAAGCGGTCATCAACGGTCTGCTGGCCAGGTTGCGCCCGCTGGCCAGGGAAGACGTGCTGCTCGCCCTGATCGACCTGCCGTACGCGGTGGTCCGGCGCTACCTCACAGTCGGCCGCATCCCGCCGAAGAGCTCGCTGGACCTGGTGGAGCGCACCGCGCGGAAGCTGCTCACCGGCGGATCTCGGCCAGCCTGA
- a CDS encoding Gfo/Idh/MocA family protein, giving the protein MRLGLAGTGRIGSTHAEILRDLDEVGSLVLADADSARAERVAAKLGVEHAPDIDALFGAGLDGLVVAAATDAHPELIIRAVDAGLPVFCEKPVAADIPGTLAVLDRIRKSTVSAVSTGSTGSDTVPVQIGFQRRFDPGYAFARDAVRSGDLGWLHTLRATTLDPAPPPAEYIPHSGGLFRDCGVHDFDIIRWVTGREVTEVYAVGTNRGAEFFAEAGDVATAAAVLTLDDDTIALVSAARYNAAGYDVRLEVHGSLNSIAVGLDERMPLTSAEPGVRPSASAAYPGFLERFHPAYVRELRAFTEVVAGAAESPCGAADALEAFYIAEACETSRRERRPVRLAEIRR; this is encoded by the coding sequence ATGAGGCTGGGACTCGCCGGTACGGGCCGGATCGGCAGCACGCACGCGGAGATCCTGCGCGACCTCGACGAGGTCGGGTCGCTGGTGCTGGCGGACGCGGACTCCGCGCGGGCCGAGCGGGTGGCGGCGAAGCTGGGCGTGGAGCACGCCCCGGACATCGACGCGCTGTTCGGCGCCGGGCTGGACGGGCTGGTGGTGGCCGCCGCCACGGACGCGCATCCGGAGCTGATCATCAGGGCGGTGGACGCCGGTCTCCCGGTGTTCTGCGAAAAGCCCGTCGCGGCGGACATTCCGGGCACGCTGGCGGTACTGGACCGGATCCGTAAGTCCACTGTGTCCGCTGTGTCCACTGGGTCCACTGGGTCCGATACGGTGCCGGTGCAGATCGGTTTCCAGCGCCGGTTCGACCCCGGCTACGCCTTCGCCCGCGACGCGGTCCGGTCCGGGGACCTCGGCTGGCTGCACACCCTGCGGGCCACCACGCTCGACCCGGCACCGCCGCCGGCCGAGTACATCCCGCATTCGGGCGGGCTGTTCCGCGACTGCGGCGTGCACGACTTCGACATCATCCGCTGGGTGACCGGCCGCGAGGTCACCGAGGTCTACGCGGTGGGCACCAACCGCGGCGCGGAGTTCTTCGCCGAAGCGGGTGACGTGGCCACTGCGGCCGCGGTGCTCACCCTGGACGACGACACCATCGCGCTGGTTTCCGCGGCCAGGTACAACGCGGCCGGCTACGACGTCCGGCTCGAGGTGCACGGTTCGCTGAACAGCATCGCGGTGGGGCTGGACGAGCGGATGCCGCTGACTTCGGCGGAACCGGGGGTGCGGCCGTCCGCGAGCGCCGCCTATCCGGGTTTCCTGGAGCGCTTCCATCCGGCCTACGTGCGTGAACTGCGCGCCTTCACCGAAGTGGTGGCCGGTGCGGCGGAAAGCCCGTGCGGTGCGGCGGACGCGCTGGAGGCGTTCTACATCGCCGAGGCGTGCGAGACCTCGCGGCGGGAACGGCGGCCGGTCAGGCTGGCCGAGATCCGCCGGTGA
- a CDS encoding LacI family DNA-binding transcriptional regulator translates to MVRPTMEDVAARAGVSRALVSLVMRGSPKVSEHRRAAVRRAAEELGYSPHVMARSLASRTSTVLGVMVSDLRNAFFADVVEGLDAAAQAAGFNLILNSGGRSPSRERTALSSLLSFRPAGIVLLSPVLPAAAIEEAAAQCPVVLVSRTSRASTVDTVNDDGEAGAALAVDHLVGLGHRRIAHLDGGGAATAAARRKGYRSAMRRHGLQPLVVASEHTDTAGEKAVHELLGSVTVESRPTALLAGNDFNAVGAISALEEAGLRVPEDVSVVGYDNTSLAALRHLSLTTVDQPRTEMGRLAIDALLERVRGARTEPVRRLLHPSLVVRSTTSSPDEERS, encoded by the coding sequence ATGGTGCGCCCGACCATGGAGGACGTGGCCGCGCGGGCCGGTGTCTCGCGCGCGCTGGTGTCGCTGGTCATGCGCGGTTCGCCCAAGGTCAGCGAGCATCGGCGGGCCGCGGTGCGCCGGGCCGCCGAGGAGCTGGGCTACTCGCCGCACGTGATGGCGCGTTCGCTGGCCAGCCGCACGTCCACGGTGCTCGGCGTGATGGTTTCGGACCTGCGCAACGCCTTCTTCGCGGACGTGGTCGAGGGGCTCGACGCCGCTGCGCAGGCGGCCGGGTTCAACCTGATCCTGAACTCCGGCGGCCGCAGTCCGAGCCGGGAGCGCACCGCGCTGAGCAGCCTGCTCTCCTTCCGGCCGGCCGGGATCGTGCTGCTCTCCCCGGTGCTGCCCGCCGCGGCCATCGAGGAAGCGGCCGCGCAGTGCCCGGTGGTGCTGGTCTCCAGAACCTCCCGAGCGTCCACTGTGGACACCGTGAACGACGACGGCGAGGCCGGTGCCGCACTGGCGGTGGACCACCTGGTCGGCCTCGGGCACCGGCGGATCGCGCATCTGGACGGCGGTGGCGCGGCCACCGCGGCGGCCCGCCGCAAGGGATACCGGAGTGCCATGCGGCGGCACGGCCTCCAGCCGCTGGTGGTGGCCAGCGAGCACACCGACACGGCGGGGGAGAAGGCCGTGCACGAACTGCTGGGCTCGGTGACGGTCGAGTCCCGGCCGACCGCGCTGCTGGCCGGTAACGACTTCAACGCGGTCGGCGCGATCTCCGCGCTGGAGGAGGCCGGGCTCCGGGTACCCGAGGACGTCTCGGTGGTCGGCTACGACAACACCTCGCTGGCCGCGCTGCGCCACCTCTCCCTGACCACGGTCGACCAGCCGCGCACCGAGATGGGCCGGCTGGCGATCGACGCGCTGCTGGAACGGGTGCGCGGAGCCCGCACCGAGCCGGTGCGCCGCCTGCTGCATCCCTCGCTGGTGGTCCGCTCGACCACCAGTTCGCCGGACGAGGAACGATCGTGA
- a CDS encoding sugar phosphate isomerase/epimerase family protein: MTLPLGLPEIRVAAAPISWGVCEVPGWGRVLDAPTVLGAMAELGLTATELGPPGYLPREPAELRALLDRYGLGLVGGFLAVALHENPEAAVAAAEESAALFAACGAEVLVLAAATGLDGYDERPALTGPQWETLVATVHRIDGIAARHGLRAVLHPHVGTHVETEAEVERFLADSAVALCLDTGHLLIGGTDPVGLAGRHPDRIGHLHLKDVRAGLAEDVRAGRLAYTEAVGKGLYTPLGDGDVDIEALVRLVHQAGYRGWYVLEQDTALGERDSAEPPTADTARSLACLSAIFTRLQPTR, from the coding sequence ATGACCTTGCCGCTCGGGCTGCCCGAGATCCGTGTCGCCGCGGCCCCCATCTCCTGGGGTGTCTGCGAAGTGCCCGGCTGGGGCCGGGTTCTGGACGCGCCCACCGTGCTCGGCGCGATGGCCGAGCTGGGATTGACCGCGACCGAGCTTGGCCCGCCCGGTTACCTGCCGCGCGAGCCGGCCGAGCTGCGCGCGCTGCTCGACCGGTACGGACTGGGCCTGGTCGGCGGTTTCCTGGCGGTCGCGCTGCACGAGAACCCGGAAGCCGCGGTGGCCGCCGCGGAGGAGTCCGCCGCCCTGTTCGCCGCCTGCGGGGCCGAGGTGCTGGTGCTCGCTGCGGCCACCGGCCTGGACGGCTACGACGAACGCCCCGCGCTGACCGGGCCGCAGTGGGAGACGCTGGTCGCCACCGTGCACCGGATCGACGGCATCGCCGCGCGGCACGGCCTGCGCGCGGTACTGCACCCGCACGTCGGCACGCACGTGGAGACCGAGGCCGAGGTCGAGCGTTTCCTCGCCGACTCCGCGGTGGCGCTCTGCCTGGACACCGGGCACCTGCTGATCGGCGGCACCGACCCGGTCGGGCTGGCAGGGCGGCACCCGGACCGGATCGGGCACCTGCACCTCAAGGACGTCCGCGCCGGGCTCGCCGAGGACGTCCGCGCGGGCAGGCTGGCCTACACCGAAGCGGTCGGCAAGGGCCTCTACACCCCGCTCGGCGACGGTGACGTGGACATCGAAGCGCTGGTCCGGCTCGTGCACCAGGCCGGCTACCGCGGCTGGTACGTCCTGGAGCAGGACACCGCCCTCGGTGAGCGGGATTCCGCCGAACCGCCGACCGCCGACACCGCACGCAGCCTGGCGTGCCTTTCGGCTATCTTCACCCGCCTCCAGCCAACGCGGTGA